In the genome of Falco biarmicus isolate bFalBia1 chromosome 13 unlocalized genomic scaffold, bFalBia1.pri SUPER_13_unloc_3, whole genome shotgun sequence, one region contains:
- the SLC44A2 gene encoding choline transporter-like protein 2 isoform X1 produces the protein MGPVGRGGGGSPFLPSRPPSELFFHSSFTSAGTPQKYDPTFKGPIYDRGCTDIICCVLLVIAIVGYVVVGVVAWTHGDPRKVIYPTDSRGQFCGQQGTPNEKKPFLFYFDIVKCASPLVLLEFQCPTTQICVSKCPDRYLTYLSAYGSRAAGELEYYRHFCVPEFKNLQKVGSVEVLKDKECPAMIIPSTPLARRCFPAIRAKKGVIMVGNETTYDDGHGHRRNVTELLEGAKKANVVLETRQLAMKIFEDYTVSWYWIIIGLVIAMVASFIFIVLLRFLAGIMVWVMIVMVILVLGYGIFHCYMEYAKLKGEAGSDISLKDLGFQTDLRVYLHLRQTWLAFMIILCIVEVVIILLLVFLRKRILIAIALIKEASRAVGHIMMSLLFPLCTFFLLCLCIAYWASTAVFLSTSNEAIYKVFNETACQFSGQTCKPETFNVSNVTKLCPDAQCLFAFYGGETAYHKYLIILQFFNVFMFFWLANFVIALGQVTLAGAFASYYWAFKKPDDMPAFPLFSAFGRALRYHTGSLAFGSLILAIIQVIRVILEYLDHRLKAADNKFAKFLLSCLKCCFWCLEKFIKFLNRNAYIMIAVYGTNFCTSARNAFSLLMRNIIRVAVLDKVTDFLFFLGKLLIVGSVGILAFFFFTQRIKLVQDTAPPLNYYWVPILTVIVGSYLIAHGFFSVYGMCVDTLFLCFLEDLERNDGSAEKPYFMSPNLKKLLKKTNKGQPDA, from the exons cctggacCCACGGGGACCCCCGGAAGGTGATCTACCCGACCGACAGTCGCGGGCAGTTCTGCGGGCAGCAGGGAACCCCCAACGA gaagAAACCTTTCCTCTTTTACTTCGACATTGTGAAGTGTGCCAGCCCGCTGGTGCTGCTGGAATTTCAGTGCCCGACCACGCAG ATCTGCGTCAGCAAATGCCCGGACCGGTACCTGACGTACCTGAGTGCCTATGGCTCCCGCGCGGCCGGCGAGCTGGAGTACTACCGGCACTTCTGCGTCCCTGAGTTTAAAAACCTGCAGAAGGTGG GCTCCGTGGAGGTACTGAAGGACAAGGAGTGCCCGGCCATGATTATCCCCAGCACGCCAC TGGCGCGGCGATGCTTCCCGGCCATCCGGGCCAAGAAGGGTGTCATCATGGTCGGCAACGAGACCACGTACGACGACGGCCATGGGCACCGGAGGAACGTCACCGAGCTGCTGGAAGGGGCCAA aaaagCAAACGTGGTCCTGGAAACCAGACAACTGGCCATGAAGATCTTCGAAGATTACACCGTTTCCTGGTACTGGATAATCAT AGGCCTCGTCATCGCCATGGTGGCCAGCTTCATCTTCATCGTCCTGCTCCGCTTCCTGGCTGGGATCATGGTCTGGGTGATGATCGTGATGGTCATCCTGGTGCTGGGCTACG GAATCTTCCACTGTTACATGGAATATGCCAAATTGAAAGGGGAAGCGGGTTCCGACATCTCCCTGAAGGACCTGGGATTTCAGACCGACCTACGCGTCTACCTCCACCTGCGGCAGACGTGGCTGGCGTTCA tGATCATCCTGTGCATCGTGGAGGTGGTCATCATACTGCTGCTCGTCTTCCTCCGCAAGAGGATCCTCATCGCCATCGCGCTCATTAAGGAGGCCAGCAG GGCTGTCGGCCACATCATGATGTCGCTGCTCTTCCCGCTGTGCACCTTCTTCCTGCTGTGCCTCTGCATCGCCTACTGGGCCAGCACTGCCGT CTTCCTCTCCACCTCCAACGAGGCGATCTACAAGGTGTTCAACGAGACCGCGTGCCAGTTTTCCGGCCAGACCTGCAAACCGGAG ACCTTCAACGTGAGCAACGTCACCAAGCTGTGCCCCGACGCCCAGTGCCTCTTCGCATTCTACGGGGGAGAGACAGCGTACCACAAGTACCTCATCATCCTGCAGTTCTTCAACGTCTTCATGTTCTTCTGGCTCGCCAACTTCGTGATCGCGCTGGGCCAGGTGACGCTGGCAGGGGCCTTCGCGTCGTACTACTGGGCCTTCAAGAAACCCGATGACATGCCCGCCTTCCCCCTCTTCTCAGCCTTCGGCCGTGCGCTCCG GTACCACACCGGCTCGCTGGCCTTCGGCTCTCTGATTCTCGCCATCATCCAAGTCATCAGGGTCATCCTGGAGTATCTGGACCACAGGTTAAAAG ctgcagataATAAGTTCGCCAAGTTCCTCCTGAGCTGCCTGAAGTGCTGCTTCTGGTGCCTGGAAAAATTCATCAAATTCCTCAACAGAAACGCATACATCATG ATCGCCGTCTACGGCACCAACTTCTGCACCTCTGCCAGGAACGCGTTCTCCCTGCTGATGAGGAACATCATTAG GGTGGCCGTTCTAGATAAAGTCACGgatttcctcttcttccttggTAAACTCCTCATCGTGGGAAGCGTCG GAATCCTTGCCTTCTTCTTCTTCACCCAGCGGATAAAGCTGGTCCAGGACACAGCGCCACCGCTGAATTACTACTGGGTCCCCATTCTG ACGGTGATTGTGGGCTCCTACCTCATTGCCCACGGGTTCTTCAGCGTGTACGGCATGTGCGTGGAcaccctcttcctctgcttct TGGAAGACCTGGAGCGTAACGATGGGTCGGCCGAAAAGCCTTATTTTATGTCGCCCAACCTGAAAAAGCTCCTGAAGAAGACGAACAAAGGTCAGCCGGACGCATAG
- the SLC44A2 gene encoding choline transporter-like protein 2 isoform X2: MGPVGRGGGGSPFLPSRPPSELFFHSSFTSAGTPQKYDPTFKGPIYDRGCTDIICCVLLVIAIVGYVVVGVVAWTHGDPRKVIYPTDSRGQFCGQQGTPNEKKPFLFYFDIVKCASPLVLLEFQCPTTQICVSKCPDRYLTYLSAYGSRAAGELEYYRHFCVPEFKNLQKVGSVEVLKDKECPAMIIPSTPLARRCFPAIRAKKGVIMVGNETTYDDGHGHRRNVTELLEGAKKANVVLETRQLAMKIFEDYTVSWYWIIIGLVIAMVASFIFIVLLRFLAGIMVWVMIVMVILVLGYGIFHCYMEYAKLKGEAGSDISLKDLGFQTDLRVYLHLRQTWLAFMIILCIVEVVIILLLVFLRKRILIAIALIKEASRAVGHIMMSLLFPLCTFFLLCLCIAYWASTAVFLSTSNEAIYKVFNETACQFSGQTCKPETFNVSNVTKLCPDAQCLFAFYGGETAYHKYLIILQFFNVFMFFWLANFVIALGQVTLAGAFASYYWAFKKPDDMPAFPLFSAFGRALRYHTGSLAFGSLILAIIQVIRVILEYLDHRLKAADNKFAKFLLSCLKCCFWCLEKFIKFLNRNAYIMIAVYGTNFCTSARNAFSLLMRNIIRVAVLDKVTDFLFFLGKLLIVGSVGILAFFFFTQRIKLVQDTAPPLNYYWVPILTVIVGSYLIAHGFFSVYGMCVDTLFLCFCEDLERNDGSPERPYYMSPELSEILLKGNLEPSKSADSQG, translated from the exons cctggacCCACGGGGACCCCCGGAAGGTGATCTACCCGACCGACAGTCGCGGGCAGTTCTGCGGGCAGCAGGGAACCCCCAACGA gaagAAACCTTTCCTCTTTTACTTCGACATTGTGAAGTGTGCCAGCCCGCTGGTGCTGCTGGAATTTCAGTGCCCGACCACGCAG ATCTGCGTCAGCAAATGCCCGGACCGGTACCTGACGTACCTGAGTGCCTATGGCTCCCGCGCGGCCGGCGAGCTGGAGTACTACCGGCACTTCTGCGTCCCTGAGTTTAAAAACCTGCAGAAGGTGG GCTCCGTGGAGGTACTGAAGGACAAGGAGTGCCCGGCCATGATTATCCCCAGCACGCCAC TGGCGCGGCGATGCTTCCCGGCCATCCGGGCCAAGAAGGGTGTCATCATGGTCGGCAACGAGACCACGTACGACGACGGCCATGGGCACCGGAGGAACGTCACCGAGCTGCTGGAAGGGGCCAA aaaagCAAACGTGGTCCTGGAAACCAGACAACTGGCCATGAAGATCTTCGAAGATTACACCGTTTCCTGGTACTGGATAATCAT AGGCCTCGTCATCGCCATGGTGGCCAGCTTCATCTTCATCGTCCTGCTCCGCTTCCTGGCTGGGATCATGGTCTGGGTGATGATCGTGATGGTCATCCTGGTGCTGGGCTACG GAATCTTCCACTGTTACATGGAATATGCCAAATTGAAAGGGGAAGCGGGTTCCGACATCTCCCTGAAGGACCTGGGATTTCAGACCGACCTACGCGTCTACCTCCACCTGCGGCAGACGTGGCTGGCGTTCA tGATCATCCTGTGCATCGTGGAGGTGGTCATCATACTGCTGCTCGTCTTCCTCCGCAAGAGGATCCTCATCGCCATCGCGCTCATTAAGGAGGCCAGCAG GGCTGTCGGCCACATCATGATGTCGCTGCTCTTCCCGCTGTGCACCTTCTTCCTGCTGTGCCTCTGCATCGCCTACTGGGCCAGCACTGCCGT CTTCCTCTCCACCTCCAACGAGGCGATCTACAAGGTGTTCAACGAGACCGCGTGCCAGTTTTCCGGCCAGACCTGCAAACCGGAG ACCTTCAACGTGAGCAACGTCACCAAGCTGTGCCCCGACGCCCAGTGCCTCTTCGCATTCTACGGGGGAGAGACAGCGTACCACAAGTACCTCATCATCCTGCAGTTCTTCAACGTCTTCATGTTCTTCTGGCTCGCCAACTTCGTGATCGCGCTGGGCCAGGTGACGCTGGCAGGGGCCTTCGCGTCGTACTACTGGGCCTTCAAGAAACCCGATGACATGCCCGCCTTCCCCCTCTTCTCAGCCTTCGGCCGTGCGCTCCG GTACCACACCGGCTCGCTGGCCTTCGGCTCTCTGATTCTCGCCATCATCCAAGTCATCAGGGTCATCCTGGAGTATCTGGACCACAGGTTAAAAG ctgcagataATAAGTTCGCCAAGTTCCTCCTGAGCTGCCTGAAGTGCTGCTTCTGGTGCCTGGAAAAATTCATCAAATTCCTCAACAGAAACGCATACATCATG ATCGCCGTCTACGGCACCAACTTCTGCACCTCTGCCAGGAACGCGTTCTCCCTGCTGATGAGGAACATCATTAG GGTGGCCGTTCTAGATAAAGTCACGgatttcctcttcttccttggTAAACTCCTCATCGTGGGAAGCGTCG GAATCCTTGCCTTCTTCTTCTTCACCCAGCGGATAAAGCTGGTCCAGGACACAGCGCCACCGCTGAATTACTACTGGGTCCCCATTCTG ACGGTGATTGTGGGCTCCTACCTCATTGCCCACGGGTTCTTCAGCGTGTACGGCATGTGCGTGGAcaccctcttcctctgcttct GTGAAGATCTGGAGAGGAACGATGGATCCCCCGAGAGGCCTTACTACATGTCCCCCGAGCTGAGTGAGATCCTGCTGAAGGGCAACCTAGAGCCTTCCAAAAGCGCCGATAGCCAAGGCTAG